The Vibrio gallaecicus genome contains a region encoding:
- a CDS encoding metalloregulator ArsR/SmtB family transcription factor: MLPHQFFKLLSDETRVRCLMLIVRQTCLSVGELTQALEESQPKISRHLAQLRSSGILTDVRQGQWVFYRLSQDLPGWMLKLIDDLIASNCLKTEYQQDITRLEAMSSRPVCCV; the protein is encoded by the coding sequence ATGCTTCCTCACCAATTCTTTAAATTACTATCTGATGAAACAAGAGTGCGCTGTTTAATGTTGATAGTACGCCAGACTTGTTTATCGGTTGGTGAATTAACACAGGCATTAGAAGAAAGTCAGCCAAAAATATCTCGTCACTTAGCACAATTACGTTCGAGTGGCATTTTGACTGATGTTCGCCAAGGGCAATGGGTTTTTTATCGCCTGTCACAAGATTTACCGGGTTGGATGCTAAAGTTGATCGACGACCTTATCGCATCAAACTGTTTGAAAACTGAATACCAGCAAGACATCACGCGTTTAGAAGCTATGAGCTCACGCCCTGTATGTTGCGTTTAA
- a CDS encoding tRNA-uridine aminocarboxypropyltransferase: MQEQQEQQEQQELKVCTGCGFKHQCICDQTPQVDSSIELVLLTHKNEHSRETNTGKLLNQTLENCHVYTWQRKEPPIELLKKIAQPELQAFVLFPSETSQSCQQIIKSLPASQEHIQPLFIMLDGTWQEAKKMLNKSPWLKSLPAIHLQTTHDSLYTLRRNQEAGHLCTCEVGIQLLRELNQDQQADQIEQYFEQYLQVYKADKCGHKLQ, encoded by the coding sequence ATGCAAGAGCAGCAAGAGCAGCAAGAGCAGCAAGAGCTAAAAGTATGTACTGGTTGTGGGTTTAAGCACCAATGCATTTGCGATCAAACACCACAAGTGGACAGCTCGATTGAGTTAGTACTATTAACTCATAAGAACGAGCATTCTCGCGAAACCAATACCGGAAAACTGCTCAACCAAACCCTAGAAAACTGCCACGTGTATACATGGCAGAGAAAAGAGCCTCCGATAGAGTTGCTTAAAAAGATTGCGCAGCCTGAGCTTCAGGCGTTTGTTCTCTTCCCTAGTGAAACCAGCCAATCTTGTCAGCAAATCATAAAAAGCCTGCCTGCGAGCCAAGAGCATATCCAGCCACTATTTATTATGCTGGACGGAACCTGGCAAGAAGCAAAGAAGATGCTCAATAAAAGCCCATGGCTAAAATCATTACCCGCGATTCATCTGCAAACCACTCACGATTCCCTGTATACACTAAGGCGAAATCAAGAGGCTGGTCATTTATGCACTTGTGAAGTCGGTATCCAATTGCTTAGAGAGCTCAACCAAGATCAGCAAGCAGACCAAATTGAGCAGTACTTTGAACAGTATTTACAAGTCTATAAAGCGGATAAGTGCGGGCATAAACTGCAGTAA
- a CDS encoding EAL and HDOD domain-containing protein, which translates to MTSTYVARQPIFNRKKHTLGYELLFRDGEKNAYPSHIGSNRATYRLIVENFLSVGINPSIPTSRCFINFPYQSLIRRLPLSLPKDKVVVEVLETCSPTDELFEAIKDLYRQGYMIALDDFTLTEEWKRFLKYVHIIKLDIMQMGLDAACELVREHHGQKYSFLAERIETLKEFEQAKEAGFKFFQGYFFSKPEIIKTKYVSPEQAIAMELFQEVCQANVDFKRVESIVAKDVALSYKLLRFVNTMSPRLEVTISSFRQALVYLGQDKLKMFVSLAVASYIADSKPKELLNLSLQRAQFCQLMSRYQPFQNHTEQAFMIGLFSMLDALLDLSLENLVDQLPLCKVIKVALLRREGPYGVLLALEESFELADWKSIEGYCQQLGLNAEDVQHELVQAQRWSQTMQL; encoded by the coding sequence ATGACTTCAACGTACGTCGCGCGCCAACCGATCTTTAACCGAAAAAAGCATACATTAGGTTATGAGTTGCTTTTTCGGGATGGGGAGAAAAATGCTTATCCTTCGCATATTGGATCTAATCGCGCGACGTATCGATTAATTGTCGAAAACTTCCTGTCTGTTGGGATAAACCCTTCCATTCCTACATCTCGTTGTTTCATCAACTTTCCGTATCAAAGCTTGATTCGTCGCTTACCATTGAGCCTACCTAAAGATAAAGTCGTGGTGGAAGTGTTGGAAACATGTTCGCCAACAGATGAGTTATTTGAAGCCATTAAAGATCTGTACCGGCAAGGTTATATGATCGCGCTGGATGATTTCACGTTGACTGAAGAGTGGAAGCGATTTCTTAAATATGTTCACATTATTAAGCTCGACATCATGCAGATGGGGCTTGATGCTGCCTGTGAATTGGTTCGTGAGCATCATGGGCAAAAATACAGTTTTCTAGCTGAAAGAATAGAAACATTGAAAGAGTTTGAACAAGCGAAAGAGGCTGGTTTTAAATTCTTCCAAGGTTATTTTTTTAGTAAGCCAGAAATAATAAAAACGAAATACGTGAGTCCAGAGCAAGCCATTGCCATGGAGCTATTTCAAGAAGTCTGCCAAGCTAATGTGGACTTTAAACGTGTAGAAAGTATTGTTGCGAAAGATGTGGCACTTTCTTATAAGTTACTGCGCTTTGTGAATACCATGTCTCCTCGTCTTGAAGTGACGATATCCTCTTTTAGACAAGCGCTTGTTTATCTTGGTCAAGATAAGTTGAAGATGTTTGTTTCACTCGCTGTCGCTTCGTATATTGCAGACTCCAAGCCAAAAGAGTTGCTTAACTTATCTCTTCAGCGAGCTCAATTTTGCCAATTGATGTCACGCTACCAGCCCTTTCAAAACCATACTGAACAAGCCTTTATGATTGGCTTATTCTCCATGTTGGATGCACTACTTGATCTGTCGCTGGAAAACCTTGTCGATCAACTCCCATTATGCAAAGTCATTAAAGTCGCCTTATTGCGCCGAGAAGGACCCTATGGAGTGCTATTAGCATTAGAAGAGAGCTTTGAGCTTGCTGATTGGAAAAGTATTGAAGGTTATTGCCAGCAGTTAGGATTAAATGCTGAAGATGTACAGCATGAATTGGTTCAAGCTCAGCGTTGGAGCCAAACCATGCAGCTCTAA
- a CDS encoding EVE domain-containing protein, with product MAYWLFKTEPDTFSINTLRTQNSSCWEGVRNYQARNMMRDDVKLGDLVLIYHSSCKKVGVAGIAKVTREAYPDHFQFDPESDYYDPKSTQENPRWIMVDVEFVRVTERLIPLATLKAMPELENMPLVKRGNRLSIMPVSEAEWTAILSKETLPKRS from the coding sequence ATGGCATATTGGTTATTTAAAACAGAACCCGACACATTCTCAATTAACACATTACGGACACAAAACTCCTCCTGTTGGGAGGGGGTGCGCAATTATCAAGCAAGAAATATGATGCGTGATGATGTGAAGTTGGGTGATTTAGTGCTGATCTATCATTCTTCATGCAAAAAGGTTGGGGTAGCAGGGATTGCAAAAGTGACCCGAGAAGCGTACCCCGATCATTTTCAGTTCGATCCGGAAAGCGATTATTACGATCCAAAATCTACCCAAGAGAATCCTAGGTGGATCATGGTTGATGTCGAGTTTGTACGAGTAACAGAAAGGCTTATACCCCTTGCGACATTAAAAGCGATGCCTGAGCTTGAAAATATGCCTTTGGTCAAACGTGGAAACCGCTTATCAATCATGCCCGTTTCAGAAGCAGAATGGACGGCAATTTTAAGTAAAGAGACATTACCGAAGCGCAGTTAA
- the rhtB gene encoding homoserine/homoserine lactone efflux protein: MDTHVWLAYVVTAILFSLAPGSGTVNSISNGLSYGTRKSLASIIGLQLGLAFHIVLVGAGIGALVAKSALAFSIIKWVGVIYLVWLGIQKWRDRSSLIAQTGEGTKSSWDLMRNAVLINLTNPKSIVFLVALFPQFINPMQPQMPQLLVLGVTTVVIDGIVMLGYISLAAQMGRFIRSDRVMGKINKVFGGMFMGCGALLAAAKA, translated from the coding sequence ATGGATACTCATGTTTGGTTAGCTTATGTTGTTACCGCTATTCTTTTTAGCCTAGCACCTGGTTCTGGTACCGTTAACTCAATCAGTAATGGTTTGAGTTATGGGACGAGGAAGTCATTAGCATCGATTATTGGCCTGCAACTTGGTCTTGCTTTTCATATTGTTCTCGTTGGCGCAGGTATTGGTGCTTTGGTCGCAAAATCAGCTCTTGCATTCTCTATTATCAAATGGGTGGGTGTGATCTATTTAGTTTGGTTAGGGATTCAAAAGTGGCGTGATCGCTCAAGTTTGATCGCACAAACCGGCGAAGGAACTAAGTCGAGTTGGGACCTCATGCGTAATGCAGTGTTGATTAATTTGACTAACCCTAAGTCAATAGTTTTCCTTGTGGCACTTTTCCCACAATTTATAAACCCAATGCAACCTCAGATGCCACAACTTTTGGTTCTGGGTGTTACGACAGTTGTTATTGATGGTATCGTAATGCTTGGTTACATTTCATTGGCGGCACAAATGGGTCGATTTATTCGTTCTGACCGCGTAATGGGCAAAATTAATAAAGTATTTGGTGGTATGTTTATGGGCTGTGGAGCTCTACTTGCTGCCGCGAAAGCATAA
- a CDS encoding alpha/beta fold hydrolase, whose amino-acid sequence MENSGAMHPSYTQEHQFEQAIKHPIANLWQQRNEGYVTTSHKRKSYWCSYTHPEHNKVIVIVNGRIESCWKYQELFYDLFQKGYDIYSFDHQGQGLSERLVKDSDIGHIQEFDDYVADMATLVKSFQIERYKERYLLGHSMGSTISTRYLQITQEHTFDKVALCAPMYGVNTEWYLKPVALILSQLLTAISTKATYAPGQKEYFQKPFEDNPLTQSNVRYQWFRKLYEEKPELKVGGASTRWVWQGLMAAKQCIQQTRQIQIPLLIVQAGSERIVSNEAQVRFIKKLAKTNPFCQFKTINNAQHEVLFEKDQYRNQTLDAICDFFSAQDKR is encoded by the coding sequence ATGGAAAATTCAGGTGCCATGCACCCTTCTTATACGCAAGAGCATCAGTTCGAGCAAGCGATTAAACACCCAATAGCCAACCTTTGGCAACAAAGAAATGAAGGTTATGTTACAACATCCCATAAAAGAAAATCATACTGGTGCAGTTATACCCATCCTGAACACAATAAAGTCATTGTCATTGTTAATGGGCGCATTGAGTCATGCTGGAAATACCAAGAGCTTTTCTACGACCTTTTTCAAAAAGGCTACGATATTTATTCCTTTGATCATCAAGGGCAAGGGTTATCAGAACGATTGGTAAAAGACTCTGACATTGGGCACATCCAAGAATTTGATGATTATGTCGCTGACATGGCAACTTTAGTGAAAAGCTTCCAGATAGAGCGCTATAAAGAACGCTACTTATTAGGTCATTCTATGGGAAGTACGATATCAACTCGGTACTTGCAAATCACACAGGAACATACTTTTGATAAAGTCGCACTGTGTGCCCCAATGTATGGTGTAAATACAGAATGGTACTTAAAACCAGTGGCACTAATACTAAGCCAACTGCTAACAGCCATTAGTACAAAAGCAACCTATGCTCCAGGACAAAAGGAATACTTCCAAAAACCATTTGAAGATAATCCTTTAACACAAAGTAACGTTCGCTATCAATGGTTTCGTAAACTCTATGAAGAAAAACCCGAATTGAAAGTGGGCGGCGCCAGCACTCGCTGGGTATGGCAAGGTCTTATGGCTGCTAAGCAATGTATTCAGCAAACTCGCCAAATTCAAATCCCCTTACTGATTGTTCAAGCCGGAAGCGAGAGGATTGTGAGTAATGAAGCTCAAGTTCGTTTTATCAAAAAACTGGCTAAAACCAACCCTTTCTGCCAATTTAAGACCATTAACAATGCGCAGCATGAAGTGCTCTTTGAAAAAGATCAGTATCGAAACCAAACACTGGATGCCATTTGTGATTTTTTTAGCGCTCAAGATAAGCGCTGA
- a CDS encoding ArsJ-associated glyceraldehyde-3-phosphate dehydrogenase, giving the protein MTVKVGINGFGRIGRLALRAAFDWAELEFVQINDVAGDTATLAHLLEFDSVQGRWNHEVAVEGDEMIINGQRIKTTQERDLDAIDWSGCDVVIEATGVHRKTSFLNKYLEQGVKRVVVSAPVKEEGVANIVVGVNDEIFDPAVHKIVTAASCTTNCIAPVVKVINEKLGIEQAAFTTIHDLTNTQTILDAPHKDLRRARACGMSLIPTTTGSATAIVEIFPELKDRINGHAVRVPLANASLTDIIFDVKRDTTVEEVNALLKEASENELKGILGFEERPLVSIDYKGDQRSTIVDAQSTMLVGKRMLKIYAWYDNEMGYATRTAELVRTVGLA; this is encoded by the coding sequence ATGACAGTTAAAGTAGGTATTAATGGTTTTGGTCGTATTGGCCGTCTAGCACTTCGCGCAGCATTCGACTGGGCTGAATTAGAATTCGTACAAATTAATGATGTAGCTGGCGATACAGCAACATTGGCACACCTTCTTGAGTTCGATTCAGTGCAAGGTCGCTGGAACCACGAAGTTGCTGTAGAAGGCGATGAGATGATCATCAATGGTCAGCGTATTAAAACCACTCAGGAGCGCGATCTTGACGCTATTGATTGGTCTGGTTGTGATGTAGTTATCGAAGCGACAGGTGTTCACCGTAAAACGTCTTTCCTAAATAAATATCTTGAGCAAGGCGTGAAGCGTGTTGTTGTCTCTGCACCAGTGAAAGAAGAAGGCGTTGCGAATATTGTTGTTGGTGTGAACGATGAAATCTTCGATCCAGCAGTACACAAGATTGTGACAGCCGCTTCTTGTACAACTAACTGTATTGCCCCAGTGGTTAAGGTAATTAACGAAAAACTAGGTATTGAACAGGCGGCGTTTACGACCATTCATGATCTAACCAATACGCAGACTATTCTTGATGCGCCTCACAAAGACTTACGCCGCGCTCGTGCATGTGGCATGAGCCTTATTCCTACAACAACGGGTAGTGCAACCGCTATTGTTGAAATTTTCCCTGAGCTAAAAGATCGAATTAATGGTCATGCGGTACGTGTTCCTCTTGCGAACGCATCACTAACCGACATCATCTTTGATGTGAAACGCGATACGACTGTTGAAGAAGTGAATGCGCTACTTAAAGAAGCATCGGAAAACGAGTTAAAAGGCATTCTGGGCTTTGAAGAGCGCCCACTGGTTTCTATTGATTACAAAGGTGACCAACGTTCAACGATTGTTGACGCGCAATCAACAATGTTAGTTGGTAAGCGCATGTTGAAAATCTACGCTTGGTATGACAATGAAATGGGCTACGCAACTCGCACTGCTGAGCTAGTTCGTACTGTTGGTCTGGCGTAA
- the arsJ gene encoding organoarsenical effux MFS transporter ArsJ, whose translation MFSNLSKSVRQYMLVTFNYWNFTITDGALRMLVVLYFYDLGYSSLEIASLFLFYEFFGVVTNLIGGWLGARLGLNKTMNIGLGMQVVALGMLAVPSAMLTIPWVMAAQALSGIAKDLNKMSAKSSIKTLVPDEQQGALYKWIAILTGSKNALKGAGFFIGGLLLSTIGFQYAVLAMAAVLTLVFIGSVLSLEADMGKAKTKPKFKQIFSKSDSINILSAARMFLFGARDVWFVIALPIYLGSVFGWDHSWVGGFLAAWTIAYGFVQGIAPKITGKAQGKVPDGHAALLWAGALAVVTAAIAYAVQIGWQPEVVIIGGLMIFGAIFAVNSSLHSYLIVSYAKGDGVSLDVGFYYMANAMGRLIGTILSGLVFQMAGLSACLWVSFAFLALTTLISLRLPKVPQTSAA comes from the coding sequence ATGTTTTCAAACTTAAGTAAAAGTGTTCGCCAATATATGTTGGTGACATTCAATTATTGGAACTTCACCATTACTGATGGTGCTCTTCGTATGCTGGTGGTGTTGTATTTCTACGACCTTGGCTACAGTTCGTTAGAGATCGCCTCACTGTTTCTTTTCTATGAATTCTTTGGTGTGGTGACTAACTTAATTGGTGGTTGGTTAGGGGCTCGTCTTGGTCTCAATAAGACCATGAACATCGGGTTGGGGATGCAGGTCGTCGCCTTGGGCATGCTCGCAGTGCCAAGTGCAATGTTGACTATTCCATGGGTCATGGCGGCGCAAGCTTTATCGGGCATTGCAAAAGATCTTAACAAGATGAGTGCCAAAAGCTCAATTAAGACTCTTGTGCCGGATGAGCAGCAGGGGGCGCTTTATAAGTGGATAGCGATTCTGACAGGGTCTAAGAATGCACTTAAAGGCGCTGGCTTTTTCATTGGCGGCTTACTGCTTTCGACTATCGGCTTCCAATATGCAGTACTCGCCATGGCTGCGGTTCTCACATTAGTCTTCATTGGCAGCGTATTAAGCCTAGAAGCAGATATGGGTAAAGCGAAAACAAAACCTAAGTTTAAACAAATTTTTTCCAAGTCAGACTCAATCAATATTCTTTCTGCGGCGCGAATGTTTTTGTTTGGTGCTCGTGACGTGTGGTTTGTTATTGCGTTGCCGATTTACCTAGGTAGTGTGTTTGGTTGGGACCATTCATGGGTAGGCGGCTTTTTAGCGGCTTGGACCATTGCTTATGGTTTTGTGCAAGGCATCGCACCTAAGATTACCGGTAAGGCACAAGGTAAAGTACCAGATGGGCATGCTGCTTTATTATGGGCCGGAGCATTAGCGGTTGTAACTGCTGCTATTGCTTACGCTGTTCAAATCGGCTGGCAACCAGAAGTGGTTATCATCGGTGGTTTGATGATATTTGGGGCAATCTTTGCTGTGAACTCATCGCTACACTCATACCTGATTGTGAGTTATGCGAAAGGTGATGGTGTGTCTCTTGATGTCGGTTTTTACTACATGGCGAATGCAATGGGCCGTTTGATTGGTACTATTTTATCTGGCTTGGTATTCCAAATGGCTGGCTTGTCAGCGTGCTTATGGGTGTCTTTCGCTTTCTTAGCACTGACTACTTTGATTTCTCTTCGACTACCGAAGGTTCCGCAAACTTCAGCCGCCTAG
- a CDS encoding cyclin-dependent kinase inhibitor 3 family protein — protein MTNSTAHPTWELNLETGALVLTPCPGTKESNLDDSLAQLKAQGVEAIVTALDDAELGSKGVSDLGEKAQALGMQWFQIEIEDDRAPGSDFDSKWQAASPALHDVVNNGGKVAMHCMGGSGRTGLLAAHLLLEKNWDIGKVVQEVQALRPGAFTKPIQVEYIHGVAAQ, from the coding sequence ATGACAAATTCTACTGCTCACCCAACGTGGGAACTTAACCTTGAAACTGGTGCTTTGGTACTGACTCCGTGCCCTGGTACGAAAGAATCGAACCTTGATGATTCTCTTGCTCAGCTTAAAGCGCAAGGTGTTGAAGCGATTGTGACTGCGCTTGATGACGCAGAACTAGGAAGCAAAGGCGTTTCTGATCTGGGTGAAAAAGCTCAAGCGCTTGGTATGCAATGGTTTCAAATTGAAATCGAAGATGATAGAGCTCCGGGCTCTGATTTTGATTCAAAATGGCAAGCTGCTAGCCCAGCACTGCATGATGTAGTGAACAATGGCGGCAAAGTGGCTATGCATTGTATGGGCGGTTCGGGCCGTACTGGTTTATTGGCTGCTCATCTGTTACTTGAAAAAAATTGGGACATTGGAAAAGTGGTTCAGGAAGTTCAAGCTCTTCGCCCAGGTGCTTTTACAAAACCAATTCAAGTTGAATACATTCATGGTGTTGCTGCTCAGTAA
- a CDS encoding COG3650 family protein: MKAFKNPATWLAILALQGCSSAPEVVTEPELPPATLDEPKSIQPQTFIMRGQVVVGHETRTFTPCGSQQQYWLDLPKGALQQALALPSRPYQTMYGEMIGHLSVPSQTGYNADFTARFVVEQVNLLTTENPERCSQPLRPTRAFGTEPFWSASFNKDQITYTPMGDKPQNLAIQSSRVSADKRQYSLNDGELELQKETCNDGMSDSIYGWKSQLTIGSKDLDGCATVANVDSTLDWSGLYFASSTDNIGFSVQLELHGNHSATTTYSYTSGEPSIIEQGFWQQLNKDQVQVVMTQHQQQYLISERIFTRDGYQLTAEKEKVGNVVYPISNGGLTLFRAKSTLSTQVEKASNTSVDLSAKQINSSSDFNQDVDNAIRRYFKIHQTSPDNTKYRWLTYDLNGDGNDELLAQLDWCGSGGCTLLIFENHNDDWRFNSRITLVQDDIRLGKNQNHGWQDLIFNVRGGGATPAQHKLSYTGVSYPMNPSVSPVVQGNNVTDVILFADKITPVQDGVML; this comes from the coding sequence ATGAAGGCATTTAAAAACCCAGCAACGTGGCTGGCTATTCTGGCACTTCAAGGCTGCAGCTCTGCACCTGAAGTTGTCACTGAACCTGAGTTACCACCAGCAACTTTAGATGAACCTAAGAGCATTCAACCTCAAACATTCATCATGCGTGGGCAAGTGGTTGTCGGACATGAGACGCGAACCTTCACTCCTTGTGGTAGCCAGCAACAATACTGGTTAGATCTCCCTAAAGGCGCACTTCAACAAGCACTGGCTCTGCCTTCAAGACCTTATCAAACCATGTATGGTGAGATGATTGGTCACCTTAGTGTTCCCAGCCAAACAGGCTATAACGCAGATTTCACAGCTCGCTTTGTTGTTGAGCAAGTCAATTTACTGACTACAGAAAACCCTGAACGATGCTCTCAACCGCTTCGCCCGACTCGTGCCTTTGGTACAGAACCTTTTTGGTCTGCATCTTTTAACAAAGACCAAATTACTTATACCCCAATGGGTGATAAACCACAGAATCTGGCTATCCAATCAAGTCGAGTAAGCGCTGATAAAAGGCAATATAGCCTGAATGACGGTGAGCTTGAGCTACAAAAAGAAACCTGTAACGACGGTATGAGCGATTCAATATACGGTTGGAAATCTCAACTTACTATTGGGAGTAAAGACTTAGATGGGTGCGCAACTGTAGCGAATGTCGACTCCACTCTGGATTGGTCTGGGCTATATTTTGCTAGCTCAACGGATAACATAGGGTTTTCTGTTCAACTAGAGCTGCATGGCAACCATAGTGCAACGACCACTTATTCTTATACTTCTGGCGAGCCATCTATTATCGAGCAAGGCTTCTGGCAACAGTTAAATAAAGATCAAGTGCAAGTAGTGATGACACAACATCAACAGCAATATTTAATATCAGAGAGAATTTTTACTCGGGATGGTTATCAGTTAACTGCAGAAAAAGAAAAAGTTGGTAACGTGGTTTACCCTATCTCGAATGGGGGGCTTACCTTATTTAGAGCAAAATCAACGCTAAGCACTCAAGTTGAAAAAGCATCAAATACATCCGTAGATTTATCGGCAAAACAGATAAACTCCAGCTCCGATTTTAATCAAGACGTCGACAATGCCATTCGTCGATATTTCAAGATCCACCAAACCTCCCCAGACAACACCAAATATAGGTGGCTGACCTATGACCTCAATGGTGATGGAAATGATGAACTGTTAGCGCAGTTAGATTGGTGCGGCTCAGGTGGGTGTACATTGCTTATCTTTGAAAACCATAATGATGATTGGCGTTTCAATAGTCGTATCACCCTAGTACAAGATGATATTAGATTAGGCAAAAACCAAAATCATGGCTGGCAAGATCTTATCTTCAATGTTCGAGGTGGAGGGGCAACGCCAGCTCAACACAAGTTAAGCTACACCGGGGTAAGCTATCCAATGAACCCGAGTGTGTCACCGGTTGTTCAAGGTAATAATGTAACTGACGTAATACTCTTCGCTGACAAAATCACTCCAGTACAAGACGGAGTCATGCTGTAA
- a CDS encoding Cof-type HAD-IIB family hydrolase, with product MTTSALKDTVKIVASDLDGTLLAPNHQLSDFTKQTLTELHQQGYTFIFATGRHHVDVAGIREQTGIPAYMITSNGARVHDLNDNLTYAKNIPAHLVQQVVDVLKGDPEIFIHIYMNDEWLMNRDDEGMKNFHDQTGFTYRLFDINNAPQEGIAKIFFTHPNQEHEYLVPFEDKLNELLGDKLNIAFSTPWCLEVMADEVSKGHALEAVAKSMNLGLEHCIAFGDGMNDAEMLSMAGKGLVMGTSHEKVLKALPNNEVIGSNADDAVAHYLHEHLL from the coding sequence ATGACTACTTCTGCATTAAAAGATACCGTTAAAATTGTCGCGTCAGATCTCGATGGCACACTACTCGCTCCAAACCACCAGCTCAGCGACTTTACTAAGCAAACCCTCACTGAATTGCACCAGCAAGGTTATACCTTCATTTTTGCTACTGGTCGTCACCATGTAGATGTTGCAGGCATTCGCGAGCAAACCGGCATTCCTGCCTACATGATCACATCCAACGGTGCACGTGTTCATGACTTAAATGATAACCTCACCTACGCAAAGAACATTCCTGCTCACCTAGTTCAACAAGTTGTTGATGTCCTTAAAGGTGATCCGGAAATTTTCATTCATATTTACATGAATGACGAATGGCTAATGAACCGTGATGACGAAGGCATGAAGAACTTCCATGACCAAACCGGATTCACTTATCGTTTATTTGACATCAACAATGCCCCTCAAGAAGGTATTGCTAAAATTTTCTTCACTCACCCTAACCAAGAACACGAATACCTTGTTCCGTTTGAAGACAAACTCAATGAGCTATTGGGTGACAAGCTAAACATCGCATTCTCAACACCTTGGTGTTTAGAAGTGATGGCGGATGAAGTATCTAAAGGTCACGCTTTAGAAGCCGTGGCTAAATCTATGAATTTAGGCTTGGAGCACTGTATCGCCTTTGGTGATGGAATGAATGATGCAGAGATGCTTTCAATGGCTGGCAAAGGGTTAGTGATGGGAACATCTCATGAGAAAGTATTGAAAGCTTTACCAAATAACGAAGTGATTGGTAGTAATGCCGATGACGCTGTCGCTCATTATCTGCATGAGCACTTGCTATAA